The Penaeus monodon isolate SGIC_2016 unplaced genomic scaffold, NSTDA_Pmon_1 PmonScaffold_13417, whole genome shotgun sequence genome has a window encoding:
- the LOC119569215 gene encoding proline-rich protein HaeIII subfamily 1-like, which produces MPRTGPPRTRPKGALPKHPGGKWRPQGAPPKGAPAEGHPGGAPPRTPKDSPAEDKPRGPVRNMPQERPAGGAPKDLPVRGARRRNACPGGAKGAACRGPRGRTPLRGRVCRRGDTLEDWVRDPKELPSEISGGTLPPKERGETPGF; this is translated from the exons ATGCCGAGGACTGGCCCTCCGAGGACGCGCCCCAAGGGGGCGCTGCCGAAACACCCCGGGGGAAAGTGGCGTCCCCAGGGGGCGCCCCCCAAGGGGGCGCCTGCCGAGGGGCACCCGGGGGGAGCGCCGCCGAGGACCCCGAAGGACTCCCCCGCCGAGGACAAACCCCGGGGGCCCGTCCGAAATATGCCGCAGGAGCGCCCTGCCGGGGGCGCGCCGAAGGACTTGCCCGTCCGAGGGGCGCGCCGAAGGAATGCCTGCCCGGGGGGCGCCAAGggggctgcctgccgaggaccccGGGGAAGGACTCCCCTCCGAGGac GAGTTTGCCGCCGGGGGGACACCCTGGAGGACTGGGTCCGGGACCCCAAGGAGCTGCCTTCCGAGATAAGCGGGGGGACCCTGCCTCCGAAGGAGCGGGGGGAAACTCCCGGGTTTTAG